A single region of the Vicia villosa cultivar HV-30 ecotype Madison, WI linkage group LG4, Vvil1.0, whole genome shotgun sequence genome encodes:
- the LOC131594764 gene encoding two-component response regulator ORR24-like — MVVENQRGHLRDEDGVIDRFPVGMRVLAVDDNPTCLMVLDKLLRQCKYHVTTSTNAIDALKMLRRNKNNFDLVISDVDMPDMDGFKLLELVGLEMDLPVIMLSGHSDTNMVFKGITHGACDYLLKPVRLEELKNIWQHVVRKKKTGSNYENKASDEDRVANISGGNSQNILENNGDQNKRIGKIRKDRDEEGEEDEEGEEEGEGIGDEDDPSSQKKPRVVWSIDLHQKFVGAVNHLGFEKAVPKKILDLMNVEGLTRENVASHLQKYRLYLKKAAHQANMVAAFGGGNDSYLRMSGIDGYADFCTSAGSRRISSTTLPSSYSSSGLFGRLNSPASFNMRGISPSTLIRPVQSQNIDSSLSKLGNLQSSSMVFPANQSSSLLHSIPTELNPVDSTGFGVASRFQDSRGTNCSLQVSNHHLLFQGNSRPTHNAGTYRNQSSLGSASLGNTNIGICSSSNLLGYNQCTENFESEPLPNFPASSLPVCGSFNTDQMPPTSITAFNQISPIDNCPVNFSSGEAINATLKDARDVLTRYQEGGFIRNTMQPSGYAPRQRWEEHKLDYSENMSRPFITQEQNDMTLMDGEMGFHDAYPIGSCI, encoded by the exons ATGGTTGTGGAGAATCAAAGGGGTCATTTGAGGGATGAAGATGGGGTCATTGACCGTTTTCCTGTCGGTATGCGTGTTCTTGCTGTTGATGACAACCCTACTTGTCTTATGGTTTTGGACAAACTCCTTCGTCAATGCAAATATCatg TTACTACTTCTACAAATGCAATTGATGCGCTGAAGATGTTGAGGAGAAACAAAAATAACTTTGACTTGGTTATTAGTGATGTGGATATGCCTGACATGGATGGGTTTAAGCTTCTTGAGTTGGTGGGACTTGAAATGGACTTACCTGTAATCA TGTTGTCGGGACACAGTGACACAAATATGGTGTTCAAAGGGATTACACACGGTGCATGTGACTATCTGCTGAAACCTGTTCGACTTGAAGAGCTCAAGAACATATGGCAACATGTTGTTCGAAAGAAGAAAACCGGTTCCAATTATGAAAATAAGGCTTCCGATGAGGATAGGGTTGCTAATATTTCGGGGGGAAATAGTCAAAACATATTGGAAAACAATGGTGATCAGAATAAAAGGATCGGTAAAATAAGGAAGGACCGAGATGAGGAgggagaagaagacgaagaaggtGAAGAGGAAGGGGAAGGGATTGGAGATGAGGATGACCCATCCTCACAGAAGAAACCACGCGTGGTTTGGTCTATTGATCTACATCAGAAATTTGTCGGTGCTGTTAACCATCTCGGCTTCGAAA AGGCTGTTCCGAAGAAAATACTTGATTTGATGAATGTTGAAGGGCTCACTAGGGAAAATGTGGCAAGCCATCTGCAG AAATATAGACTCTATCTGAAAAAGGCAGCCCATCAAGCTAACATGGTTGCGGCATTCGGTGGTGGTAACGATTCATATCTTCGGATGAGTGGAATAGATGGATATGCAGATTTTTGCACATCGGCTGGATCTAGAAGGATCTCGAGTACCACCTTGCCATCATCATATTCGTCCAGTGGACTTTTCGGTAGGCTGAATTCTCCAGCCAGCTTTAACATGAGAGGTATTAGTCCTTCAACACTGATTCGGCCTGTTCAGAGTCAAAACATCGACAGCTCGTTGAGCAAACTCGGAAACCTCCAGTCATCATCCATGGTATTTCCCGCAAATCAAAGCTCAAGCCTATTGCACAGTATTCCAACTGAGCTTAACCCAGTAGATTCCACTGGATTTGGAGTTGCATCCCGATTCCAGGATAGTAGGGGTACTAACTGTTCTCTACAAGTCTCAAACCATCATTTATTGTTCCAAGGAAATTCACGACCGACACACAATGCAGGGACATATAGAAATCAGTCTTCTCTTGGTTCTGCATCTTTGGGAAACACAAACATCGGCATTTGTAGTTCTTCTAATCTGTTGGGTTATAATCAGTGTACTGAAAACTTCGAAAGTGAACCGTTGCCTAATTTTCCTGCCAGTTCTTTGCCGGTATGCGGGTCTTTCAATACCGACCAAATGCCTCCAACTAGCATTACTGCTTTCAACCAAATATCTCCGATAGATAATTGTCCCGTTAACTTTTCATCTGGAGAAGCAATCAATGCTACTTTGAAGGATGCGAGAGATGTTTTGACGAGGTACCAAGAAGGCGGCTTTATTCGGAATACTATGCAGCCTTCTGGTTATGCCCCGCGACAAAGGTGGGAAGAACATAAACTGGATTACAGCGAAAACATGAGCCGGCCCTTCATAACGCAAGAGCAAAACGACATGACATTAATGGATGGAGAAATGGGATTTCACGATGCTTACCCTATTGGATCATGTATTTGA
- the LOC131594765 gene encoding calmodulin-binding protein 60 E-like: MESSKNNKLEKRSYDVANEDQHHLAHSKKPKLPGLASVIVEALKVDSLQRLCSSLEPLLRKIVSEEVERALAKLDHDKLGDRSSPPGEKNLQLHFRTRMPPHLFTGGKVEGEQGAVIHVILLDPNTGNVVQVGPESVSKLNVVVLEGDFNEEVDDDWTKDHFESHQVKERDGKRPILTGDLQVSLKEGVGTLGDLSFTDNSSWIRSRKFRLGVKVAPGYCDGIRVREGKTEAFAVKDHRGELYKKHYPPALHDEVWRLDRIAKDGALHKKLIQSRIVTVEDFLRLLVREPQKLRSILGSGMSNRMWENTVEHAKTCVLGTKLFVYYTDETNSTGIMFNNIYELRGLIADGHFFSLESLTPNQKMSVDSLVKKAYDNWDQVIEYDGKVLNSLTNSKRGSKSVDTHTMHHNNFQDQQYASAKGRPLYVSSLPNQHLQITNNYSSSPDYQMVGTSVNESQIALPGTMNYNMSGPENGGAYYHGDWSRQRNGQGLEDIVAEELRLRSSQMLESDDMQRLLKTINEGANFGHSNESCYSYRLEYEPPFGVEDNVKCSGKAVVGWLKLKAALRWGIFIRKRAAERRAQLTELN, from the exons ATGGAAAGTTCTAAGAACAATAAACTGGAGAAAAGAAGTTATGATGTAGCTAATGAGGACCAACATCATCTTGCTCACTCAAAGAAGCCAAAACTACCTGGTTTAGCCAG TGTGATTGTAGAAGCTTTGAAGGTGGATAGTTTGCAAAGACTTTGTTCATCTTTGGAACCTCTACTCAGAAAAATT GTCAGTGAGGAAGTGGAGCGTGCTTTGGCGAAATTAGACCATGATAAACTCGGTGATAG GTCTTCACCGCCGGGGGAAAAGAATCTGCAGCTTCATTTCAGAACAAGAATGCCTCCTCATTTGTTCACAGGAGGGAAGGTTGAGGGAGAGCAAGGAGCAGTCATCCATGTGATCTTGTTGGATCCGAACACGGGCAACGTTGTTCAAGTTGGACCGGAATCTGTTTCTAAGTTGAATGTTGTTGTGCTTGAAGGTGATTTTAATGAGGAAGTTGACGATGATTGGACAAAGGATCACTTTGAAAGCCATCAAGTAAAGGAACGTGACGGGAAAAGACCAATTCTAACCGGTGATTTGCAAGTTAGTCTAAAGGAAGGTGTAGGAACATTAGGCGATCTTTCTTTCACCGACAATTCTAGCTGGATACGAAGCAGAAAATTTAGGCTTGGTGTTAAGGTGGCTCCTGGGTATTGTGACGGGATTCGAGTGCGCGAGGGTAAGACTGAAGCCTTTGCTGTTAAAGATCATAGAGGGGAAT TGTACAAGAAACACTATCCACCGGCTTTGCATGATGAAGTTTGGAGATTGGATCGGATAGCAAAGGATGGTGCACTTCACAAAAAATTGATTCAATCAAGAATAGTAACCGTAGAAGATTTCCTGCGTCTTCTTGTCCGCGAGCCACAGAAATTAAGAAGT ATACTCGGCAGCGGAATGTCCAACAGAATGTGGGAGAACACTGTGGAGCATGCCAAGACATGTGTCTTGGGTACTAAGCTTTTTGTTTACTACACTGATGAAACCAATAGCACTGGCATTATGTTCAACAACATATATGAGCTAAGAGGTCTCATTGCTGATGGTCACTTCTTCTCTTTAGAATCTCTCACTCCAAATCAGAAG ATGTCTGTGGATTCTTTGGTGAAAAAAGCATATGATAATTGGGACCAAGTGATAGAATATGATGGAAAAGTATTAAATTCTTTGACAAATTCCAAAAGGGGATCAAAATCTGTAGACACTCATACAATGCATCACAACAATTTCCAAGACCAGCAGTACGCATCTGCAAAGGGAAGGCCGTTGTACGTCTCATCCTTACCAAATCAACATTTGCAAATAACGAACAACTACTCATCCAGTCCTGATTATCAGATGGTAGGGACGTCTGTAAACGAGTCACAAATAGCATTACCAGGAACCATGAACTACAACATGTCAGGTCCTGAAAACGGAGGCGCTTATTATCACGGAGACTGGTCTAGGCAGAGAAACGGACAAGGGTTGGAAGACATTGTCGCGGAAGAGCTTCGTCTTAGGAGTTCACAGATGTTGGAGAGTGATGATATGCAGAGGTTACTCAAGACAATTAATGAAGGAGCTAATTTTGGTCATTCTAATGAGAGTTGTTACAGTTACAGGCTTGAGTATGAGCCTCCGTTCGGCGTCGAGGATAATGTCAAGTGCTCGGGGAAGGCTGTTGTTGGGTGGCTTAAGCTCAAAGCAGCTTTAAGGTGGGGAATATTTATTAGAAAAAGAGCCGCGGAAAGACGAGCACAGCTTACTGAGTTGAATTGA